One segment of Halodesulfovibrio aestuarii DSM 17919 = ATCC 29578 DNA contains the following:
- a CDS encoding GPW/gp25 family protein produces MYTVDTTTEWRQQYGATSITAILQNVRNILSTTRGTVPLDRTFGIRQTFLDKPQAEAMALFTGEVIAEVEKQEPRVRVLRVEFAPRTSEAADGRLYPVVTLEIKEAT; encoded by the coding sequence ATGTACACCGTAGATACCACCACCGAATGGCGCCAGCAGTATGGGGCAACGAGTATTACAGCAATTCTGCAAAATGTTCGGAACATACTTTCCACCACGCGCGGCACTGTACCGCTGGATAGAACCTTTGGTATTAGGCAAACGTTTTTAGATAAGCCGCAAGCAGAGGCCATGGCGCTGTTTACGGGCGAAGTAATCGCAGAGGTTGAGAAGCAGGAACCCCGTGTGCGTGTGCTGCGTGTTGAGTTTGCCCCTCGCACCAGTGAAGCCGCTGACGGGCGGCTGTACCCCGTTGTTACGCTTGAAATTAAGGAGGCAACATGA
- a CDS encoding phage tail protein I — translation MTTLTELHFADLLPDSIKDDATTKALAEVIDIEFSLLLATMNVPQFLLRVDDMVEPELSILARELCAPFWEPAFSVERKREVIKKSLIWNMTRGTSWCVRDALETVYGNATLEEWHEDGGTRGTFKVRVDNDDPVTKDSFGKLTRILTETKRQSQHLDALVIPRSAESSLVVGGMCEVAQPIIGVMQHHASGSGQCGSVGVAFFLPSILCNSQL, via the coding sequence ATGACCACACTTACGGAACTTCATTTTGCAGATCTGCTTCCGGATTCCATCAAGGATGATGCAACCACCAAGGCGCTGGCAGAAGTAATTGATATAGAATTTTCGCTGCTGCTTGCCACAATGAATGTGCCGCAGTTCTTATTGCGTGTTGATGACATGGTGGAGCCGGAACTTTCCATACTAGCGCGTGAATTGTGCGCGCCGTTCTGGGAGCCGGCTTTCAGTGTGGAACGCAAACGCGAAGTCATTAAAAAGTCCCTTATCTGGAACATGACACGCGGCACCAGCTGGTGTGTACGTGATGCACTGGAAACGGTGTACGGCAACGCAACACTAGAGGAATGGCACGAAGACGGCGGCACACGCGGCACCTTTAAAGTGCGTGTGGATAACGATGATCCAGTAACAAAAGATTCATTCGGCAAACTCACACGCATACTGACCGAAACTAAACGACAGAGCCAGCACCTAGACGCGCTTGTCATACCCCGCAGTGCAGAAAGCAGCCTTGTTGTTGGCGGTATGTGTGAGGTTGCACAGCCTATTATCGGCGTAATGCAGCATCATGCATCCGGTAGCGGGCAATGCGGCAGTGTTGGTGTGGCGTTTTTTCTCCCAAGCATCTTGTGCAACTCTCAACTGTAA
- a CDS encoding phage tail protein, producing the protein MTSLLKTISNELFANGRAAEGIPKVAREIAEQAGTTLEHEGLTLVTRQMEREHSALTRDLYEATGNATAGGTPDQVANSFLHGRFVKIPVDGWSVANDNGLRSKLVDTALDGIKDKKPVPQITENMQQVHTETVAMPAPQVAPVTTQPVPTSQSMTTTQAVPPQSPIGSFGTIAFQVSRENTITPEKFNVSRPARFAEHTILHAAPKGQHLGIGLRDISITIKLMHPFCKKPAARIAELEAMQESEQAYPLVLGGRNYGNYALLNLDVTVNTFGYGGAIQSAEVQLKLKEYF; encoded by the coding sequence ATGACTAGCTTGCTGAAAACTATCAGTAACGAACTGTTTGCAAACGGGCGCGCCGCAGAAGGCATTCCTAAAGTTGCACGAGAGATTGCAGAACAAGCAGGCACCACGCTCGAGCACGAAGGACTTACACTTGTTACGCGCCAGATGGAACGCGAGCATTCAGCCCTTACGCGTGATCTTTACGAAGCAACAGGAAACGCAACAGCCGGCGGAACACCTGACCAAGTTGCAAACAGCTTTTTGCATGGACGGTTCGTAAAAATTCCCGTGGATGGCTGGAGCGTAGCAAACGACAATGGACTCCGTTCCAAGCTTGTAGATACCGCACTGGATGGCATAAAGGACAAGAAACCCGTGCCGCAGATTACTGAGAATATGCAACAGGTACACACAGAAACCGTTGCTATGCCAGCGCCACAAGTTGCGCCTGTAACAACGCAGCCCGTGCCTACGTCGCAAAGCATGACAACTACACAGGCCGTACCGCCGCAGAGTCCTATAGGATCTTTCGGGACAATCGCGTTTCAGGTTTCTCGCGAAAACACCATAACGCCGGAAAAGTTTAACGTGTCACGTCCTGCCCGTTTTGCAGAACACACCATTCTGCACGCTGCGCCCAAAGGCCAGCACCTTGGCATTGGCCTGCGTGACATTTCAATCACTATCAAGTTGATGCATCCATTCTGCAAAAAGCCAGCTGCACGCATAGCAGAGCTGGAAGCCATGCAGGAAAGTGAACAGGCATACCCGCTGGTATTAGGTGGGCGCAACTACGGCAATTACGCCCTGTTAAATCTTGATGTGACCGTGAACACGTTTGGATACGGCGGCGCGATTCAGTCCGCAGAAGTTCAACTGAAGCTGAAGGAATATTTTTAA
- a CDS encoding baseplate assembly protein — translation MSLPALTFVDNDPAKIESRMIANFEAITGTKLYPGAPERLLLESTAMEFALIRSEFDHSAKQNLATYAEDEHLDHVSAFVSTKRLDAAYASGPFEFTAEAEHTGIVVPKGSQITPDGKLMFATTEDAGLVAGKTTVTVKAACETAGSIANGFAAGQINKLVKPIAGIVSVQNTATSMGGANVESNDHLRERALKAPRGFSTAGPVGAYGWWAMSAHQEVAHAVSVSPQPCEIEVYVLMEKGRIPTTEELAQVAAVLSPDKVRPQGDRVQVLAPAQIEYTLNITWYAPSVPQQAALAAEVEHIVAEFTQWQRLRLGRDINPSELIHRLRSAGVQNVNVALPAYAAVASTQVAVCTETTINFGGVQA, via the coding sequence ATGAGTCTTCCCGCTCTTACATTTGTAGATAACGACCCTGCAAAGATTGAATCGCGCATGATTGCGAACTTCGAAGCGATTACAGGTACAAAACTTTACCCGGGTGCGCCTGAACGTCTGTTGTTGGAAAGTACAGCAATGGAGTTCGCGCTGATCCGCAGTGAGTTTGACCATAGCGCAAAGCAGAATTTAGCCACCTATGCAGAAGATGAGCACCTTGATCACGTAAGCGCGTTTGTTTCTACCAAGCGCCTCGATGCGGCGTATGCTTCAGGTCCTTTTGAATTTACGGCAGAAGCAGAACACACAGGCATTGTTGTTCCCAAGGGTTCGCAGATTACACCTGATGGCAAGCTTATGTTTGCCACAACTGAAGATGCAGGACTTGTTGCTGGCAAAACAACAGTAACGGTAAAAGCTGCATGTGAAACAGCCGGCAGCATTGCCAACGGCTTTGCAGCTGGACAGATCAATAAGCTTGTGAAGCCGATTGCGGGCATTGTTTCTGTACAAAACACCGCCACAAGCATGGGCGGTGCAAACGTGGAAAGTAACGACCACTTGCGAGAACGCGCCCTCAAAGCGCCGCGTGGGTTTAGTACAGCCGGCCCCGTTGGTGCGTATGGCTGGTGGGCCATGTCTGCACATCAGGAAGTTGCACACGCCGTTTCAGTCTCTCCGCAGCCGTGTGAAATTGAAGTGTATGTACTTATGGAAAAAGGCCGCATTCCCACCACTGAGGAGCTGGCACAGGTTGCCGCTGTTCTTTCTCCGGACAAAGTGCGCCCGCAAGGTGACAGAGTGCAGGTTCTCGCGCCCGCACAGATTGAATATACGCTAAATATTACATGGTATGCGCCATCTGTGCCGCAGCAAGCAGCACTTGCCGCAGAAGTTGAACACATTGTTGCAGAGTTCACCCAATGGCAGCGCCTGCGCCTTGGACGTGACATTAACCCTTCCGAACTAATTCACCGTTTACGCAGTGCCGGCGTTCAGAATGTGAATGTAGCTTTGCCAGCGTATGCCGCTGTTGCATCCACGCAAGTAGCAGTCTGCACCGAAACCACAATCAACTTTGGTGGAGTGCAAGCCTAA